The Scytonema hofmannii PCC 7110 genome includes a region encoding these proteins:
- a CDS encoding TnsA endonuclease N-terminal domain-containing protein, translated as MTTLARKITNTGTKKNIGRFFSFKMRELIWYESLNERDYMYLLEIDPDVLSYSTQPFKISYILDDKVRRYTPDFLVQRNSKQQIVEIKPACFADDEKNVRRFPVIASTLKSLGWEFIIITDEMMSRGSLLNNVKLLYRYAKIPITLQNLIICHHYFQNQSPIPLSTVLKDLQPQGIDKPILLKLIFLGFLATDLMNQLKSDSQIYLSSKNYPIGSWEND; from the coding sequence TTGACTACCTTGGCACGAAAAATCACCAATACAGGGACGAAGAAAAACATTGGTAGATTCTTCAGTTTCAAGATGCGCGAACTGATTTGGTACGAATCCCTGAATGAAAGAGATTATATGTATCTTCTGGAAATCGATCCAGATGTCCTCTCCTACAGCACTCAACCCTTCAAAATTTCTTATATTTTAGATGACAAAGTACGGCGGTATACTCCGGATTTTTTAGTGCAACGGAATTCTAAACAACAAATTGTGGAAATTAAGCCCGCTTGCTTTGCTGATGATGAAAAAAATGTCAGACGATTTCCAGTAATAGCTTCTACTTTGAAGTCTTTGGGGTGGGAATTTATCATCATTACTGATGAAATGATGAGTCGAGGCTCTCTCTTAAATAATGTTAAGCTTCTCTATCGGTACGCCAAAATCCCCATAACACTTCAAAACCTGATTATTTGTCATCACTATTTTCAAAATCAATCACCAATTCCTTTATCTACGGTTCTGAAAGATTTACAACCTCAAGGAATTGATAAACCCATTTTATTAAAGTTAATTTTTTTAGGATTTTTAGCAACAGATTTAATGAATCAGCTAAAGAGCGATAGTCAAATTTACTTATCTTCAAAAAACTACCCTATAGGGAGTTGGGAAAATGACTAG
- a CDS encoding Mu transposase C-terminal domain-containing protein codes for MTRDRFEVGIYLCLHNCEYIIQDRKGNKFKLLEESTGKINWFSEKELVQYFFAGQLNFPNKKTLPFKSVNHYHTADFSEIPEAIKAEAQRKCNYVLTVLDQKVETYTDSFLTPIIQQVAQNISDKNPPSPITLYRWLKDYLHSGGDIRSLIPRHQGKGNFNPKIAPEVHQLIKEVVTEVYLTPERPSIASIYDVIICRVLAENNLRKSQRQAALKIPHRATIYRQIQQLDTIEKAVGRYGKRTASLMYDPVKEGPRPSRPLERVEIDHTLLPFFVVDTDTRMPIGTPSLTSAVDKYSGLIVGYYLSFEPFSSLSVMQCLLHTIHPKDYVRDKFPSVKKDWNVYGLMEILVVDNGKEFYSQHFQDACQQLGISIQYTPPYMPWYKSSVERTFSSYNTQLLQGQPGTLFQEFTTQYDYDPKKNAVVSLEALQEMIHIFIVDIHNQSSHAQLCTPRAEVWSQGIAEHPPTLPPTLQDLRVLVGAVEKRVISRRGVELYGLYYNSSELARLRSNYEGEDMRRRGGLRPREKATIKYDPTDLSKLYVLDPTNHQFIVVPAMNQEYTQGLTLWQHKVIKNLAAIEAKRVDIVALALAKQKIQEIVEREWQKSSKGKTRKSMARWLGIGRDDLKVDELTSDHEDLSNPSQASSITTDKELASLFNQRSEITGISDLGYADNPLLSLLENQHLEPNEQQKELPSHLENTKIKKPKTQKIKTSVTSQEVSDISSFEKSVIQPDEWKPDLTGWEVSLGLPK; via the coding sequence ATGACTAGAGACAGATTTGAAGTAGGAATTTATTTATGCCTGCATAACTGTGAGTACATTATCCAAGATAGAAAGGGCAATAAATTTAAACTGCTTGAAGAATCCACTGGAAAAATTAACTGGTTTAGTGAAAAAGAATTAGTTCAATACTTCTTTGCAGGTCAGTTAAATTTTCCGAATAAGAAAACGTTACCATTCAAAAGTGTTAATCACTATCACACAGCAGATTTTTCAGAAATCCCGGAAGCTATCAAAGCTGAGGCTCAACGAAAATGTAACTATGTTCTTACAGTTTTAGACCAGAAAGTAGAAACATATACTGACTCTTTCCTAACTCCGATTATTCAACAAGTTGCCCAAAACATTTCTGATAAAAATCCCCCTTCACCTATTACACTTTATCGTTGGCTAAAAGATTACCTGCACAGTGGTGGTGATATTCGCTCATTAATTCCCAGACATCAAGGGAAAGGGAACTTTAACCCCAAAATAGCTCCAGAAGTACATCAACTTATCAAAGAAGTTGTTACTGAAGTATATCTAACTCCTGAACGTCCGAGTATTGCGAGTATCTATGATGTCATTATTTGTCGCGTTCTCGCTGAAAATAATTTGAGAAAATCTCAGAGACAAGCCGCTCTAAAGATTCCCCATCGCGCCACAATTTATCGTCAAATTCAGCAGTTAGACACCATTGAGAAAGCAGTTGGTCGTTATGGAAAGAGAACTGCGAGCTTAATGTACGACCCCGTTAAAGAAGGACCACGTCCCTCGCGCCCTTTAGAAAGAGTGGAAATTGACCATACGCTTCTCCCTTTCTTTGTTGTTGATACAGACACAAGAATGCCTATTGGTACACCGTCTTTAACTAGTGCTGTTGATAAATATTCAGGGCTTATTGTAGGCTACTACCTCAGCTTTGAGCCGTTCAGTTCGCTTTCAGTCATGCAGTGTCTACTGCATACCATTCATCCAAAAGACTATGTACGTGACAAATTTCCTTCAGTTAAAAAGGATTGGAACGTCTATGGACTCATGGAAATTCTCGTCGTCGATAATGGGAAAGAATTTTATAGCCAACACTTTCAAGATGCTTGTCAACAATTAGGAATAAGTATCCAATATACACCTCCTTATATGCCTTGGTACAAAAGTAGTGTAGAAAGGACGTTTAGTAGTTATAATACCCAACTATTACAGGGGCAACCAGGGACATTATTTCAAGAATTTACAACCCAGTATGATTATGACCCCAAAAAGAATGCTGTAGTTTCTCTCGAAGCGCTACAAGAGATGATTCACATCTTTATTGTGGACATTCATAATCAAAGTTCCCATGCTCAACTTTGTACACCAAGAGCTGAAGTCTGGTCACAAGGAATAGCTGAACATCCTCCCACTTTACCACCAACTCTTCAAGACTTAAGAGTGTTAGTCGGAGCGGTAGAAAAGCGGGTTATTTCTAGAAGAGGTGTGGAGCTTTATGGTCTTTATTACAACAGTTCTGAATTAGCTCGACTGCGCTCAAATTACGAAGGAGAAGACATGAGGAGGAGAGGTGGCTTACGACCAAGAGAAAAAGCCACGATTAAGTATGACCCTACAGATTTGTCAAAACTCTATGTTCTTGACCCAACTAACCATCAATTTATCGTTGTACCAGCAATGAATCAGGAGTACACTCAAGGTTTAACTCTTTGGCAACACAAAGTTATTAAAAACTTAGCAGCTATTGAGGCAAAAAGAGTTGATATTGTGGCTTTGGCTTTAGCTAAACAGAAAATCCAAGAAATTGTAGAACGTGAATGGCAAAAATCCTCTAAAGGGAAAACTCGTAAATCGATGGCTAGGTGGTTAGGAATTGGACGTGATGACTTAAAAGTAGACGAATTGACATCTGACCATGAAGACTTAAGTAATCCATCCCAAGCTTCTAGTATAACGACTGATAAAGAGTTAGCAAGCTTATTCAATCAAAGGAGTGAAATTACAGGAATTTCTGACTTAGGTTATGCGGATAATCCCTTACTCAGCTTATTGGAGAATCAACACCTAGAACCTAATGAACAGCAAAAAGAATTGCCCAGTCATTTGGAGAATACAAAAATCAAAAAACCTAAAACTCAGAAAATTAAAACATCAGTTACCTCTCAAGAAGTTTCCGATATTTCTTCTTTTGAGAAGTCCGTTATTCAACCTGATGAGTGGAAGCCAGACCTGACTGGTTGGGAGGTAAGCCTTGGTTTACCTAAATAA
- a CDS encoding TniB family NTP-binding protein, translating to MTLAEKFQIINNIYVLYPRLQEILAAIEYCHHFSSGKAEPECMFLSGHTGVGKTTIYKAYANKYPRLVTRDGTLVPILAVTIPSPATVKTVVTKLLWQLGDPAYDKGTIGNQTIRLIGLLKDCQVELIILDEFQHFIDRDSERVLKTVSDWLKTLILDTNLPIILIGLPEAEEVLKLKSHSQLSRRFANRHYLSSFLWQADGGAEFRTFLYLLESQLPLAQASNLSEVYTARRLYYASDGVIAYIMKLVRYATYLALNQNQEKLDLNILATAFEKSIRADKPEKSNPFITDKFAIETVHAPTVDLEVGATNKRLKSKSKSLKASQILRNS from the coding sequence ATGACTTTAGCCGAAAAGTTTCAAATTATTAATAACATTTATGTTCTCTACCCTCGGCTTCAGGAAATCCTTGCTGCTATAGAGTATTGCCATCATTTCTCGTCCGGCAAGGCTGAACCAGAATGTATGTTTCTTAGTGGCCATACAGGAGTCGGAAAAACTACAATCTACAAAGCTTATGCTAATAAATATCCAAGGCTTGTTACAAGAGATGGCACACTTGTTCCTATTTTAGCTGTGACTATTCCTTCCCCAGCAACCGTTAAGACAGTAGTTACTAAATTATTGTGGCAACTTGGTGATCCTGCGTATGATAAAGGTACAATTGGTAATCAAACGATTCGTTTAATTGGTTTGCTTAAAGATTGTCAAGTTGAATTAATTATCTTAGATGAGTTTCAGCACTTTATCGACCGGGATTCAGAGCGAGTTCTTAAAACAGTTTCTGATTGGTTGAAGACTTTGATTTTAGATACCAACTTACCAATTATTTTAATTGGTTTGCCTGAAGCTGAAGAAGTTCTTAAACTTAAATCTCATTCTCAACTCAGTCGTCGCTTTGCTAATCGACATTATCTCTCTTCTTTTTTATGGCAAGCAGATGGTGGTGCTGAGTTTCGCACTTTTTTATATTTATTAGAGTCACAGCTACCTCTAGCTCAAGCTTCAAATTTATCCGAGGTGTATACAGCCAGAAGGCTTTACTACGCTTCAGATGGAGTCATTGCTTATATCATGAAGCTAGTTCGGTATGCCACTTATTTAGCTCTTAACCAAAATCAAGAAAAACTTGACTTAAATATTTTAGCAACGGCTTTTGAGAAATCCATTCGGGCTGATAAACCTGAGAAAAGCAATCCTTTTATCACTGATAAATTTGCGATTGAGACAGTTCATGCTCCGACTGTAGACTTAGAAGTAGGCGCAACTAATAAACGGCTTAAGTCTAAATCTAAATCCTTAAAAGCTTCTCAAATATTAAGAAATTCTTAA